Proteins encoded in a region of the Spiroplasma endosymbiont of Amphimallon solstitiale genome:
- a CDS encoding LemA family protein — MSTIKPSNESFTAQPSLFGKIMVYLSFVLIFPIILFIVSRNNFLRLQQSIEETASDIDVQLKRRFDLLTKLVDATKGYMKFEKSTLTDVVSLRSGKMETMSDLSKADSGLNAAFGKFNALLENYPDLKANTTVLQLQSGAKDCEDNIAAARRFYNANVKMFNSKIKTFPSNVVASTLNLVSKDYFLASDSDRQDIKIDL; from the coding sequence ATGTCAACAATTAAACCAAGCAATGAATCATTTACTGCCCAACCGTCACTATTTGGAAAAATTATGGTTTATTTATCTTTTGTTTTAATATTTCCAATAATTTTATTTATTGTTTCTCGTAATAATTTTCTAAGATTACAACAATCAATTGAAGAAACTGCTTCTGATATTGATGTACAATTAAAGCGTCGTTTTGATTTATTAACAAAATTAGTAGATGCTACTAAAGGTTATATGAAATTTGAAAAAAGTACATTAACAGATGTTGTATCTTTACGAAGTGGAAAAATGGAAACAATGAGTGATCTTTCAAAAGCAGATAGTGGACTTAATGCAGCTTTTGGAAAATTTAATGCTTTATTAGAAAATTATCCTGATTTAAAAGCAAATACTACTGTTTTACAATTACAATCAGGTGCCAAAGATTGTGAAGATAATATTGCTGCTGCTAGAAGATTTTATAATGCTAATGTTAAGATGTTCAATAGTAAAATTAAAACCTTTCCAAGTAATGTTGTAGCATCAACATTAAATTTAGTTTCAAAAGATTACTTTCTTGCATCAGATAGCGATCGTCAAGATATTAAAATTGATTTATAA
- a CDS encoding JAB domain-containing protein yields MIFEKILNRFLEILSCLEIVKRIRTIESQKKYFKIIIPEDVFNLVNAYYQNLTQEHFYLLLLNNQNKLIHQNLLYKGTNDTMKIDVKDMLHLALIHKSSKVICIHNHPSGNSEPSLSDLYITEEIKKNFQVFNITLVDNIIIGKGNYFSINLNKKYYKFK; encoded by the coding sequence ATTATTTTCGAAAAGATTCTAAACAGGTTCTTAGAAATTTTAAGTTGTTTAGAAATAGTAAAAAGAATAAGAACTATTGAAAGTCAAAAAAAATATTTTAAAATTATTATTCCCGAAGATGTTTTTAATTTAGTTAATGCATATTATCAAAATTTAACGCAAGAACATTTTTATTTATTATTATTAAATAATCAAAATAAATTAATTCATCAAAATTTATTATATAAGGGTACTAATGATACTATGAAAATTGATGTTAAAGATATGTTGCATCTGGCACTTATTCATAAATCAAGTAAAGTAATTTGTATTCATAATCATCCTAGTGGTAATAGTGAGCCCTCACTATCTGATTTATATATCACCGAAGAAATTAAAAAAAATTTTCAGGTTTTTAATATTACCTTAGTTGATAATATTATTATTGGCAAAGGTAATTATTTTAGTATAAATTTAAATAAAAAATATTATAAGTTTAAATAA
- a CDS encoding IS5 family transposase (programmed frameshift): MHKNYPSHVTKEQFENIKSILENSKKKTKPRSLDLYEVFCAILYVLKSGCQWRMLPKNFPKWQTVYYYFQIWSKNNGKEPSVLQLILKKLVKKVRINNNRKEQTSFCIIDSQSVKNTDTTENKGYDAGKKISGIKRHIVVDSQGLPHAIYITTAEKTDRNSAIIMIENEKENLSAVQKIIVDAGYTGEKFASEIKTIINANVEVIKRNELHTFVVLPKRWIVERSFAWLEKYRRLWKNCERKLNTSLQMVVLSFISVLLKRF, translated from the exons ATGCATAAAAATTATCCAAGTCATGTCACCAAAGAACAATTTGAGAACATAAAATCAATTTTAGAAAATAGCAAAAAGAAAACAAAACCAAGAAGTTTAGATTTATATGAAGTATTTTGTGCAATTTTATATGTATTAAAAAGTGGTTGTCAATGAAGAATGCTACCAAAAAATTTTCCAAAATGACAAACTGTATATTATTATTTTCAAATTTGAAGTAAAAATAATGGTAAAGAACCTAGTGTATTGCAATTAATTTTA AAAAAATTAGTTAAAAAAGTTCGTATCAATAATAATCGCAAAGAACAAACTAGTTTTTGTATAATTGATTCGCAAAGTGTTAAAAATACAGATACTACTGAAAATAAAGGTTATGATGCTGGTAAAAAGATTTCAGGCATAAAACGTCATATTGTTGTTGATTCTCAAGGTTTACCACATGCAATTTACATAACCACAGCAGAAAAAACAGATCGTAATAGCGCTATAATAATGATTGAAAATGAAAAAGAAAATCTTTCTGCAGTTCAAAAAATAATAGTAGATGCTGGTTATACTGGTGAAAAATTTGCTTCTGAAATCAAAACAATCATAAATGCAAATGTTGAAGTGATAAAACGTAATGAATTACATACTTTTGTAGTATTACCAAAAAGATGAATTGTAGAACGAAGCTTTGCTTGATTAGAAAAATACAGAAGATTATGAAAAAATTGCGAAAGAAAACTAAATACTAGTTTACAAATGGTTGTTCTTTCATTTATTTCAGTTTTATTAAAAAGATTCTAA
- a CDS encoding Nif3-like dinuclear metal center hexameric protein produces MLTINNIINVLETYFPLKDVCEWDFSGIQIKSKTKININKILVCLDVTNEVLTEAINNNIDLIISHHPLVFAKDINQSNISNWKKELYSKILIADINVYSLHTNFDISLVGMNMLMAKELKIKNIHFINEEKLAIVGKFDRQMPLKELINNLKKYFNVANIQLVNNKLSDNNIVTVALSAGAGGDIISNLSSNIDLLITGEMKWNYIMEAKDRKINVILVGHYMEQKFVDFLFQLLIEKLSTKVKVFKYNLENPITFF; encoded by the coding sequence ATGTTAACTATCAATAATATAATTAATGTTTTAGAAACATATTTTCCTTTAAAAGATGTTTGTGAATGAGATTTTTCAGGAATACAAATTAAATCAAAAACAAAGATCAATATTAATAAAATTTTAGTTTGTTTAGATGTTACTAATGAAGTTTTAACTGAGGCCATTAATAATAATATTGATTTAATAATTTCTCATCATCCATTAGTTTTTGCCAAAGATATTAATCAATCTAATATTTCAAATTGAAAAAAAGAATTATATAGTAAAATACTAATAGCAGATATTAATGTATATTCATTACATACTAATTTTGATATATCATTAGTAGGTATGAATATGTTGATGGCCAAAGAATTAAAAATTAAAAATATTCATTTTATTAATGAAGAAAAGTTGGCAATAGTTGGTAAATTTGATAGACAAATGCCATTAAAAGAATTGATTAATAACTTAAAAAAATATTTTAATGTTGCAAATATACAATTGGTTAATAATAAATTGAGTGATAACAATATAGTGACTGTTGCTTTATCTGCTGGTGCTGGTGGTGATATTATTAGTAATTTATCTAGCAATATTGATTTATTAATTACTGGAGAAATGAAATGAAACTATATTATGGAAGCTAAAGATAGAAAAATTAATGTTATTTTGGTTGGTCATTATATGGAACAAAAATTTGTTGATTTTCTTTTTCAATTACTTATTGAAAAATTATCAACAAAAGTTAAAGTTTTTAAATATAATTTAGAAAATCCTATTACTTTTTTTTAA